GGAAATCAAATCCGACATCGGTTTACCAGAAAAACGTTTTGCCATGGGAATTGTTCCTCTAAAATCACCTTACGTTGAATATGCGACATGGCACGCAGACTCGTTGGGTGGCGCTTTGGGTTGGGGAGCTAAAAAAACGTGGCAGTGGACTCATGCGACGATCATGAGTTTTGTTTTGTTAGCTCAAAATAAAGTTTCACCAAAAAATTTAGGTGGCTTTATTTCAATCGGTCAAATGGCCCAGAAGAGTTGGGAAATGGGACTCGATGCGTTTTTAAGAATTATGGCGATCATTTCTCTCAACTTATTTATTCTTAATTTGCTTCCGATTCCTGTTCTAGATGGGGGACACATCCTGGTCTTCTCGATCGAAGCCATCAAAGGGGCTCCGTTAAGTTTAAAGAAGCTCGAGGTCGCCCAGCAAATTGGAGCACTGTTGCTGCTGTCCCTTTTGGCGTTCTCGTTATTTAACGATGTGTCTCGATTATTCGGAGCCTCGTAAGTGCTTTCGCTGGCTATCAACACTAGCAGTACCAAAGGCTCGTTGGCTCTTTTCGAAAACAAAAAACTTTTGCGCGGGACGGAGTGGGAAAAAGATCAGGAGAAAAATCTTTCCCACAGTGAACTAGCAACACCCGCCTTAGAAGCATTTTTTTTTAATCATCATTCTCTTAACGACCTCGACCTCCTCATTTGCGGGAAAGGTCCAGGGAGTTTTACGGGTATCCGTGTCGGTCTGAGCGTTATCAAAAGTCTCGCATATATCAGGAACTTACCTATCATTGCGCCGGATGACTGTTTTAATATCGCGATCAATAGCCTGGATCATGACAACTCACTCCCCATCGCCGTAATCATCGATGCGCAAAAAAACTCCGTCTTCTGTGCCACCTACGAATGGAAACAGAATCGCTTAGTCCTCACTCAAGAACCCACACTGGTCTCTCTCTCAGATCTAGAAAAACACCTGACCGCCCCACAGTACCTTTGTCTAGGTGATGGTTATCTTCACTACGCTCCTTACTTTTCCGAAGAAACAAAATCGAAGCTGAGTAGAAATCAGGAGATCGCCGACCACCCCTCCGCAAAAAACATGAGCGAATATCTCCTCAACAACCTCGATCAATTTCCAACACAAACCTGGAAAGACCTTCTCCCTCTCTATCTCAGAGCTTCCGCCGCCGAAGAAGTCCTCATTGCAAAACAAGCGGCCCCCAAACCCAAATAACTCCAAAGATCCTTCACTCTCACTCCGAATAGTTATCAAGTTTCTCAACACATCGATCTTACAGAATCATCTGAGTCAGCAGAGCTGACGCGATC
This window of the Bdellovibrionales bacterium genome carries:
- the tsaB gene encoding tRNA (adenosine(37)-N6)-threonylcarbamoyltransferase complex dimerization subunit type 1 TsaB — translated: MLSLAINTSSTKGSLALFENKKLLRGTEWEKDQEKNLSHSELATPALEAFFFNHHSLNDLDLLICGKGPGSFTGIRVGLSVIKSLAYIRNLPIIAPDDCFNIAINSLDHDNSLPIAVIIDAQKNSVFCATYEWKQNRLVLTQEPTLVSLSDLEKHLTAPQYLCLGDGYLHYAPYFSEETKSKLSRNQEIADHPSAKNMSEYLLNNLDQFPTQTWKDLLPLYLRASAAEEVLIAKQAAPKPK